The region AAGGTAGGCTGGGGTCAAAAAGCCATAAGTTGTGCAGTTCTAAAGTCGTCGCAACCTAAAGCTAGCCAACTCTCACCTACCTTAGTCATCTGTGGGCTGCTTGGTCTTCCGGGCTTGGTGACATCTTTTGATAATTGGTTGGCAATCTTTACGTATGGTCAAATCGTAGACAGGCATTTTGACAAAATTTCATCTCATAATTTAACAAACTGTGTTATTCTTTGGCTGGGTTGGGTAAGGTTATATGGGTTTTACGTTATAATATGTTTTGGGTATGTGCCCTCCATGTTTTGTTGGGTTATGCTGGATTGTTAATGCCATGTTAGATTGGGTTGCATTCAGCTAatcaggatataactaaaaaatcaTTTGAACTGTCTTTAGGGTGAAATGACCTTTTGATCTTTTTATTGTCCTGTGGCTTGTTGGAGCCCAACCAGTCTTTTCAAGTTGTACTTTTAAAGCAGACAATGAGTCGCAATaaagtggctgaagatatgaccaACGACTTAATCATTTATgaattgataatggtccaggacggaccaaaacatcatttcttcattttctcgtgtgtggtttggtcattgtaATTCTAGAATTAAACGGTGAAAACTACCCAGCCACATAGATCATCCTCCACCATCGTGTATGACAGTAGGTGGGATAGTAACACTCTACTTTGTAGCCGATGCTTTGTTACAGTTGTAGCTATTAAAGGTAAATATTGCActtgagatagtttaccaatgaaTTTTAAGAATTACTTTACCTAATACAACCTAACCCAAGGTGACCTGTATTGCAATGGTCAGTATAGTTGGTTCTGGGTCAAATTGTCCTGGGTTTGATTCCTAGTAGAAAGAGTCATTTGGGTACATTCCTTAGACCTGATCCCTTGGTTCACTTAGTGAATAGACATCTGCAACTTGGGTAACTGTTATGGGTTGCATCCTTTGCTAGGTCGGTAGTTTGCCTAAAGGGTCCTTTGATAAGCTTGAATGCAGGCTTCCTATCTCTAACAGCGGGAAATAAAATGTTCAGTAATTCTTCGTTTTAGTTTAAAAAGttatataataattttattatacagtactgtattcttaAATATTGTTCATGTGACAGGTGCGCTCACAGAGCacggcagctgctgctgctccacaggCAGTGCCAGAGAAAAGATTAAAGAAATTTTCTGTCTACCGTTGGGAtccagagaagcaaggagacaagcCCCATATGCAGACATATGAGGTGGATCTGAATTCGTAAgtaattttattttcataaaacTAGAGTTTGcatttagcaaaaaaaaaaaaaattacagtatGCACTAGTTTTTAACTTGGAAGCATAATGGGAAGAATGTGTTTAAACAGTTATCCAGCAAAATATTGAATATATATCCCTTTTTTCTATTGTGCACAAAATCATGTTCTATCAATTTTGCTAATAAAGAGAATGTTTGGTAGAAAATGAGAAACAAAACATAATTCGGATATAAAACAAAAGTTCTTTTGCTGTAGATGAGGTCCAGCTTGAATCTGTTCATTCAAGCTGGAATTCCAACCTGCTGAGAGGTTGGAATTATTCTATTAAACTGGAATAGCGCACCACATTTTGGTGTATAAATCGCCTATGGCCAAAAATttatgtactaaaaatcatggcagTTAGCAAAATTGATGTGATCTGTTTCTTATTCATGGTttcttgttaggttaggtttgggcaatTTAGTAAATCGGTTTAGTGACCAGTGACGTAAATGCTCGAGAGAGTGGGCTGGGAATTCGCTGTACAGTACAATACTGGTAGTGTGAAGTTTCTTGTCTCTGTAGAGCGTGCAAAGATttgttactgctagaatccactctataAAACGCCTAAATTATTGGACCCGATAAAAGacttaaatctgtattctctagatcaCGGTAAGAGaggcataataatttacacttggaagatATTAGAGCAGgatactggttccaaatctgcccaTATAAATAGCATAACATGAAACCaatagacatggcaggatgtggaaAATAGCCAATTGAAATGCAGAGGTGCAGTTGGtatgctgagagagaactctatcaacatcaaaggcccaagacttttcaatacTTGCCctctacacataaggagcataactggcttGCCCCTCTGTGTtcaagaacttgataaacactaaAGAATTCTTGATTGACCTGGCTGTGATTAATTCATCAGGCTGCAGGCAGCTGTATCAAACAGCCTAAttaaccagaccaccaaccaggaggcttgaTCAGAACTGGGCTGTTGGGCCATTGATCCTCAGAATTgccacaaggtaggtaggtagccttAATCATTGCAGATAATCATATTAGTGCAGTGCAGTGTGTACATCAACTTGGAATCGAGGTTACTAGGTTAAATCCACGGGCAGAGTAGGAAATGATTggtcatgtttcctttcaccttggCGTTTGGCATGTTTAATTTCATCTGAttcctctgttcatctagcagtcaataagtaggtacctgggagttggacaattgtaggttgcatcctgggaatgaTTAGCAGTTGACCAAGTGGGACCTCAAAGCTTCCTGTTCCTGGCACTGGGAATTACTGCTATACTATACAGAAAAGCAGGAAAAAAGTTGAGTGGTAATTTGAGAAAAATTATTAATGCACCATGTGGGTTTTTAGTGTACGAAGGATACTTTAGTTATTCAATCTGTGTTTTATGAATATAGAACTTTAGTAAATTTATGTATTTTCAGGTGTGGTCCCATGATTTTAGATGCTTTGCTTAAAATCAAGAATGAAGTTGATCCATCATTGACCTTCAGAAGGTCGTGTCGAGAGGGCATCTGTGGTTCATGTTCCATGAACATTGGAGGAGTGAACACGCTTGCTTGCATCAGGTAGGAAAATAAATGTACAGTATTGTTTCTCAATCTCGACTGTCATGTCATCATTTATCTTTTTGGAGATTTTGCTAAAACTGAATTGTGGAATAAATATCCAGTATTTCTTTTAATGGTCTAATTCAAGTTCTTGACTTTGTGTATACACTCCTGTGGTAGTTTGGGATGCTGGGTCCAAAtagattttgcacagactccaaaGCACCAGTAGTTTGAGAATTGTCCCATACCCCAAAAGATTCCCGTCCTGTTCCCCAGATTGAGAGCCCTTGGGTTTAGAACTCATCCTCTAAAATAAATTTTTGGGTTAAAAAAATTTTGTGTTTGACTTATTAGGCATTATTAATTTTCTGTTCAGGTATGCAAGCTTTTAATACAACTTTTCTTAATTCCAATTGGATGCTAATTTATTAGTTTTTAATTTTCAGTAAAATAGACACAAACCTGAACAAACCAACAAAAATATACCCATTGCCACATATGTACGTCATAAAGGACCTGGTTCCCGATATGAATAACTTCTACGAGCAGTACCGATCAATCCAACCTTGGTTGCAACGAGGCGATGGACTCGAGCCcggtgatcagcaatatttgcaatCAGTAGACGATCGCAAGAAACTGGTTGGTCATTACAGATTTTTACTTGCTACATTGTTAATGGTAATATTGAAAGTGTGTTGATAATTAAAGTTATTTTTCTTTAATGTTTATTTTAGAGGTGTACTGATTTATTGGTATGAGTGGGTATTGGCATACTTTTGTAGTATCAGTTTCTAtaaaatttcagtttcaaatttcataATACTTTTTGTTTTGTCTTTTGTGGGGGAGAAAGATGTCCCTCTTCTCATggagctccctgaagctatcttgccgAGATTGATGAGACCTTTTAGTATGGAGCAGTCAcaagttctgtttggcctactgggACTAGAGCCAGAACCTCACCCCCCTCATagaggtgcagagagcaggtgacactccaccacatcactagaaTAAGCTCCCAGAAAGTTGCCAAAGCTTTGCAGACAACTGAAGagttcacagaaaatgaagcctCGAAACTCCCAAACAACTCTGCTAATGATTCACACAGAACAAGATTCACTTAGACTAGCTCGAAATGATTTGGTATCGAATACAACCACCAGATGGCCCATACCCAGCCCCTTGGTTGGCTTCCCTGATTAGTTTTGTTACTGATGATGCAGCAATTAGGGCTGCCTTTAGTGCTTCTGTTTCTTCTGATTATGGACAAGTCCCTCTGCTTCAAACTAAGTGCCAGCCATTCTTGGACATTGTTGTCCTACAGGGGCCATTTTTGTGTATTCTTTCCTTATTTTAGTAAAAGCATCACGTGCATGTTTTAGTTCTGGGTTGTGGACTTGGCTCTTGTGTTTTTGGCTGCATATGCTTGGGTTTTT is a window of Procambarus clarkii isolate CNS0578487 chromosome 41, FALCON_Pclarkii_2.0, whole genome shotgun sequence DNA encoding:
- the LOC123761065 gene encoding succinate dehydrogenase [ubiquinone] iron-sulfur subunit, mitochondrial, coding for MASVVAAAKIIPSGCFGNVCRQFAVRSQSTAAAAAPQAVPEKRLKKFSVYRWDPEKQGDKPHMQTYEVDLNSCGPMILDALLKIKNEVDPSLTFRRSCREGICGSCSMNIGGVNTLACISKIDTNLNKPTKIYPLPHMYVIKDLVPDMNNFYEQYRSIQPWLQRGDGLEPGDQQYLQSVDDRKKLDGLYECILCACCSTSCPSYWWNGDKYLGPAVLMQAYRWIIDSRDEKSEDRLKRLRDPFSVYRCHTIMNCTKTCPKGLNPGLAIAEVKKLLSGIAKKGEPGIDALGAN